The Brachyspira hyodysenteriae ATCC 27164 sequence AGGTGCTGATATAAATTTAGAAGACGGATACGGATATACTCCTTTAATAATAGCAATGAAGTATCGTAATATTGGTTTAGCTAAAGATATTATTGATTTGAAGCCGGATTTAAATGCTATATGTTCAGCAACAGGAGATACTCCTTTAACATATTTAGTAGATAAAGTGAAATTTGGATCAGATATTTGTTATTATTTGATAAAAAATGGTGCTGATGTAAATAAAAAAAATAATAACGGAGATACTCCATTAATAGTTTCCGTACAAAATTTTATTTTAAGTTATGGTATGTTAGGAGTTCTTATAAATATGGGTGCTGATTATAACATTAAAAACAAAGAAGGAAAAACAGCTATGGATATTGTTATAGAAAAAGATGACAAAGCAACACTTCATCATTTAAATAATCCTGATGATTTAGAATACTATCTTACTATATAAAAAATAATAAAATAAAAAAGTGCATGCATTATATATGTATGCACTTTTTTTATTGTTAAAAATATTTTTTAATTGAAATTTTAATTATTCTAATCTATAATGCGAAAACGACAATACATACAGAGGGTACTATATGAAAAATGTTATTTCTATAATTGCAGCATTTATTTTAATTACTGCTGTAATTTCATGCGGAGGCGGAAACAAAGAAACGGATCAAACATCACAAAACAACAATACACAATCTCAAAATATTCAAACTAATACTTCACAAACAAATAATCAAAAAGAATTCTTTGATATGAAATATGTTTATAAAGGTATTAGAGCAGATAAAGCTAAATTTGATGAAAAGCTTAAAAAATTAAGAGAAAATAATGAATATGCAAAAAGGAATTTTGATTTTCTTAATAGGAAATTTTCAAATGATGATGAAAGAAAAAAATATTCTATAGAGTTTATATCAAATGTTAATTATGCTGCATTAGATCTAGAATTCTTAATAAGCTGGGGAAGCTGGGGGATATATAGTGAAGTTGAAGATTATTATGCTGTTGGATATTTATATGTTGATCAAAATTTAGCATTAAAAAAAGCAAGAGAAGAATTATTAAAATTAAATAAAAAAGATGCTGATGTTTATTTAGCTTTATTCTTATCTCATTTTGCTTGCGATTCGCTTTATTATTTTGAAAAAGAGAAAAAATATTTAACAGAATGGAAAAAAGCAGGCGGTACTAATATATCTATGATGATAGCAAAGTATGATGATGATAATGCTTACAGCAATAAAATGAAATTAGTTAATTATATAATAGAAGCTCCTGATTCTTTAAGAGCAGAAAAATTAGTTGCTGATGCTTATAAAGATAATTTCTATAGATACATTGTAAAAGATAATGGATATATAGATTTATTCAATGAAAATAATTATTCTTTAACTTCAATTGAATTGGAAGGTACAGCCCGTTTATCTTCAGTAAAAATAGCAGAAGAAATAGGCAATACAAATATAATAAACAAATATATAAAAACTTATATAAATAATAGATTAGCTAATGATGATATACAAGACTATTTAGAATATTATCAAAATTATTACAATATTAATGCCGTTTATTGTTATGACGGTTGGAATAACCTTAATTTACTTGAGTTTAAAAAGAATACATTTTTAATTGAAAGCACTATGAAAGGATTAGTAAATATGCATTATTATAATCCTGAGTTTATAAAAGATAATTTATATGCTTCATTTAAAGAAATAAAAAATTATAATTTCAGACTTGGAGATATAGATAAAGTAAAATCTGCTGAAATTAATTCAATTTCTACAAATGATTTGAAAGATTATACTAAATACTCCAAATTTATAGATTCAGGCAGCTTTGATATAAAACAATATTCATCTCATGTAGCTAGCAACATGTATTACCCTTTGCATAGCGTATCTTTCTTCTTATGTGATATCAATAATGACGGCAAAGAAGAATTAATGCTTTCAGGAGAATATACGAGTTCTGCAGGAAGAGGCGGTATAGCACATTATACTTTACTTTTAAAAGATAATTTGGAAATAGATTTTGATTCAGAAATAGGACAGTTTATTAATTATCGCAGTTTTCAAGATTTGGGATGTACTCAAAAAATATACACAGAAAATGGTAAAAATAAAATGATTTTATTGGATACTCTTAATAATGAAGCATATGATATATTTATTGATAATAATGAAATAAAGAATGCAGAAGTTTTTGATTATATTACATATAGTTATCAGCCAAAATTGGAATGGAAAGGAAGTATACTTAATGGAGTACCTGAAGGAGCTTTAAAAACTGATGCAAGTTTTGATATGTCTAAAGCAGAGAATGCATCAGACAAAGCAATAGTGTCTGACAGAACTTTGAGAGTAGCTGATAAACTTATAAGCGATGCGTATTTTGCTAAAAGGGCTACTTTAGATAAACAAGGTCAGGAAGAATTATTGGAGCGAAGAAGAGCAGAAATAAAAGCCATTCAGGAAGCAAAAGGAGATATTAAAGCAATAGAAGCTGAAATGCTTAAAATTTTGGGTATACAATAATTTTTAATAGTTTCAATAAAAGTGCTTGCATATTTTTTATATGTATGCACTTTTTTATTAATATTTTATAATTGAAATTTTGATAATTTTAATTTATTATACAAAAATCAAAATACATATGGACGGTTTACTATGAAAAATGTTATTTCTATAATTACAGCATTTATTTTAATGATTGCTATAATTTCATGCGGAGGCGGAAACAAAGAAGCAAATCAAACATCACAAAATACCAACTCTCAAACTTCATCAGACAATCAAACTAAACAAACAGATAATCAAAAAGAATTCTTTGATATGAAATATGTTTATAAAGGTGTTAGAGTAGATAAAGCTAAATTTGACGAAGAGCTTAAAAATTTAAGAGAAAATGATGAATATGCAAAAAGGAATTTTGATTTTCTTAATAAGAAATTTGCAAATGATGATGAAAGAAAAAAATATTCTATAGAGTTTATATCAAATGTTAATTATGATCCATTTAGTGAAACATTCAGCACTTGGGATAAATATAATGAAGATTTGACAGATTATTATGCTGATGAACATTTATATGTTGATCAAAATTTAGCATTAAAAAAGGCAAGAGAAGAATTATTAAAATTAAATAAAAAAGATGCTGATGTTTATTTAGCTTTGTTCTTATCTCATTTTGCTTGCGATTCGCTTTATTATTTTGAAGAAGAAAAAAAGTATTTAACAGAATGGAAAAAAGCAGGCGGTACTAATATATCTATGATGATAGCAAAGTATGATGATGATAATGCTTACAGCAATAAAATGAAATTAGTTGATTATATAATAGAAGCTCCTGATTCTTTAAGAGCAGAAAAATTAGTTGCTGATGCTTATAACAATGGTTTCTCTAGATATATTGCAAAAAATAATGGATATATAGATTTATTTAATGAAAATAATTATTCTTTAAGTTCAATTGAATTGGAAGGTACAGCTAAAGTAGCTTCAGTAAATATAGTACCGGAAATACTTAATACAAATATAATAAATAAATATTTAAAAACTTATGTTACAAATAGACTCAGCGATGATAAATTATATTTTGATGATGCGGAGTATTTTAGAAATTATTATGATCATAATAATGAAGATGCTTATGACGGATGGAATGGACTTAGTTTTCTTCAGTTTAAAAAAAATACATTCTTAATTGAATCAAGAGTAAATATGCATTATTATAATCCTGAGTTTATGAATGATCATATATATGCTTCATTTGAAGAGGTAACAACTTATAATTTCAGACTTGGAGATATAGATGAAGTAGAATCTGCTAAAATTAATTCAATTTCTACAAATGATTTGAAAGATTATACTAAAGGCTCCAAATTTATAAGTTTCGGTAAATTTGATGGAGAAAAATATTTGGAGTATATAGATGAAACAATGGGTTGGCGTATATATTTTCCATCTTTCTTTTTATGCGATATCAATAATGACGGTAAAGAAGAATTAATGCTTTCAGGGGATTATGATTATGGCGGAGGAAGAGGCGGTACAGTGAATTTTACTTTACTTTTGAAAGAGAATTTGGAAGTAGATTTTGATTCAGAAATAGGACAGCTTATTAATAATAAGGATTTTCAGGATTTAAATAGAATTCAAAAAATATATACTGAAGACGGTAAAAATAAAATGTTTTTGTTAAATGAAGCTTCTAGTGAGGCTTTGGATATATTCATTGATAATAATGAAATAAAGAACGCAGATTATTTTAATTATATCACGTATAGTTATCAGCCTAAATTAGAATGGAAAGGAAGTATACTTGACGGAGTACCTGAAGGAGCTTTAAAAACTGATGCCAGCTTTGATATGTCTAAAGCAGAAAATGCATCAGACAAAGCTATAGTATCAGACAGAAGTTTGAGAATGGCTGATAAACTTATAAGCGATGCATATTTTGCTAAAAAGGCTACTTTGGATAAACAAGGTCAGGAAGAATTATTGGAGCAAAGAAGAGCAGAAATAAAAACTATTCAGGAAGCAAAAGGAGATATTAAAACAATAGAAGCTGAGATGCTTAAAATTTTAAACATACAATAATTTTTAATAGTTTTAATAAAAGTGCATGCATATTTTTTATATGTATGCACTTTTTTTATTGTTAAAAATATTTCTAATTGAAATTTTAATTATTCTAATTTATAATGCGAAAACAATAATACATACATGGGGTACTATATGAAAAATGTTATTTCTATAATTACAGCATTTATTTTAATGATTGCTATAATTTCATGCGGAGGCGGAAACAAAGAAACAAATCAATCAGAACAAAATACTCAAACTAATCAAACATCACAAAACAACAATGCACAAAATACTCAAACCAATACTTCACAAACAAATAATCAAAAAGAATTCTTTGATATGAAATATGTTTATAAAGGTGTTAGAGTAGATAAAGCTAAATTTGATGAAGAGCTTAAAAATTTAAGAGAAAATAATGAAAAGGCAAAAAGAAATTTCGATTTTCTTAATAGGAAATTTGCAAATGATGATGAAAGAAAAAAATATTCTATAGAGTTTATATCAAATGTTAATTTTAATTATTATCCATTTAGTGAAACATTCAGCAGTTGGGAGATATATAATGAAGATTTGACAGATTATTATGCTGATGAATATTTATATGTAGATCAGAATTTAGCATTAAAAAAGGCAAGAGAAGAATTATTAAAATTAAATAAAAAAGATGCTGATGTTTATTTAGCTTTGTTCTTATCGCATTTTGCTTGCGATTCGCTTTATTATTTTGAAGAAGAAAAAAAGTATTTAACAGAATGGAAAAAAGCAGGCGGAACTAATATATCTATGATAATAGCAAAGTATGATGGTGATAATGCTTACAGCAATAAAATGAAATTAGTTGATTATATAATAGAAGCTCCTGATTCTTTAAGGGCGGAAAAATTAGTTGCTGATGCTTATAACAATGGTTTCTCTAGATATATTGCAAAAAATAATGGATATATAGATTTATTTAATGAAAATAATTATTCTTTAAGTTCAATTGAATTTGGAGGTACAGCTCATATAGCTTCAGTAAATATAGTACCGGAAATACTTAATACAAATATAATAAATAAATATTTAAAAACATATGTTACAAACATACTCAGCAATGATAAATTATATTTTGATGATGCGGAGTATTTTAGAAATTATTATGGAATTGATTTGATGGAGTATTATGACGGATGGAATAGACTTAGTTTTCTTCAGTTTAAGAAAAATACATTCTTAATTGAAAGCACTATGAATGGACCAGTAAATATACATTATTATAATCCTGAGTTTATGAATGATCATATATATGCTTCATTTGAAGAAATAAAAACTTATAATTTCAGACTTGGAGATATAAATAAAGTAGAATCTGCTGAAATTAATTCAATTTCTACAAATGATTTGAAAGATTATACTAAAGGCTCCAAATTTATAAGTTTCGGTAAATTTGATGGAGAAAAATATTTGGAGTATATAGATGAAACAATGGGTTGGCGTATATATTTTCCATCTTTCTTTTTATGCGATATCAATAATGACGGTAAAGAAGAATTAATGCTTTCAGGGGATTATGATTATGGCGGAGGAAGAGGCGGTACAGTGAATTTTACTTTACTTTTGAAAGAGAATTTGGAAGTAGATTTTGATTCAGAAATAGGACAGCTTATTAATAATAAGGATTTTCAGGATTTAAATAGAATTCAAAAAATATATACTGAAGACGGTAAAAATAAAATGTTTTTGTTAAATGAAGCTTCTAGTGAGGCTTTGGATATATTCATTGATAATAATGAAATAAAGAATGCAGATTATTTTAATTATATCACGTATAGTTATCAGCCCAAATTGGAATGGAAAGGAAGTATACTTGACGGAGTACCTGAAGGAGCTTTAAAAACTGATGCGAGCTTTGACATGTCTAAAGCAGAAAATGCATCAGACAAAGCAATAGTGTCCGATAGAACTTTAAGAATGGCTGATAAACTTATAAGCGATGCATATTTTGCTAAAAAGTCTACTTTGGATAAACAAGGTCAGGAAGAATTATTGGAGCAAAGAAGAGCAGAAATAAAAACTATTCAGGAAGCAAAAGGCGATATTAAAGCAATAGAAGCTGAAATGCTTAAGATTTTGAACATACAATAAAATAAATCAATCCCTTATATTTTAATATTAAACTATATTAATAATATAAGGGATTAATTATGCTAAAATATATAAAAAAATTCAATCTATTATATTTTTCAAATCCTTTATTATAGTATCTATATTCGATAACTGCAAAGCAGAATAATTCTTCAATTTATTTGCTATATATAAAAGCTTCTTAGTTTTCTCTATATGATCATAACTAAATAATATGCCTATAGGTACATTTAAAGCATTAGCTATTTTATTTAAATTTGTTATAGATATATTTCTTTTTCCTACCTCAACACTTTGAAGATATTTAGCTGATATTCCTGACATTTCTGCTATTTCAGATATTGTTTTAGTCTGTGATTTTCTTATAGCTCTTATATTATTTCCTACAGAAGATATAAGTTCATCATCATCTCTCAGTCTCTCTTTATTAGCATTATTTTCTTCTTTACTATCACTTAGAATATTATTATAAAAAGGTTTCTTCAAATTCGTAGTAAGCATACTCAAACCTCCGCATTATGTCTGTATTTATCAAACATACCATCTTCTCTAAAACTATAAAAAGAATTGCCAGCAACTATAATATGATCAAGCATTTTTATATCCACCATTAAAAATGCTTTATATAAAACCTTTGTAATTTCAATATCTTCTTTTGAAGGTTTGGATATACCAGATGGGTGATTATGAGATATTATAACATAACTTGCTCCTAGTGATAATGATTTTTCTACTAAATCTCTTGGATATATAGTGGCAGAATCTATTGTGCCTCTGAATATATGATCCATAGATATGAATCTTTTATTACATCTAAACATATAATAGAAAAAGTTTCGAATTTTAATTTTCCTAATTTTATAATAAGATAATTAATTAAATCTTTTTTCTTTATATGAGGAGAAGCAATTTTTAAACTGCTGAGTAAATAATATTCCAAAATAGAAGGAATACTTTTTATCAGATTAATCTTTTTTGAATTAAGACCTTTAACTTTTGACAGTTCCTCTTCTGAAGCATTGACTATATTATGCAGATTGTAGAAATTATAATAAAGCTTTTCTACTATAGTATTCGCCTTATCTAAAGATATGCCATTGGATATAATTGAGGCTAATATTTGCTTTTCATTTGTTATATCGGCATTGGGATTTTCTAAGGCATTACTAAATTTTGTATTATCATTATAAAAATCATTATACATACGCATTTCCTTAATAAATTATAGTATAGCCTTAGTTAAACAAATTATTTTTTAAAAATAAGCCATTTGTTAAAGAAAATAAACAGTATATATTTAACTTTTATAACTTTTTTAAAAAAATTATCATTAATATAAAAAAATTATAATTTTATTTTTTAGTTTTATTAACATGTTGTTTTTAATAGTACTATTTATATTTTATAATATTTGAAATTTACAGACTATTATTCTATTGATCATTGAATATAAAAACGCCCAAGACCTTGCCTAAACAAAGCCTTGGACTAAACACTATATTAAAAAACTATCCTATGGATCAAAACTATATAATACCTGCTATTCTTCCAGCAATCTGATAGAAAGCAAAACTTACTACCCAAGCAACTGTCAGTGTATAAATCATTAAGAAAGGTATCCATTTATTACCTATCTCAGAACCTATAACGCCAATAGAAGCAAAACAAGGGAAATAAAGCAGTACAAAAAGAAGTAATGTATATGCCACTACAGGATTAAATACAGGGTCATTCTGTAATGATTCAGTAAGAACTGTTTCATCTCCATCTTCTATAGATTTAATCTGTGCTATAGTAGAAACTAATACCTCTTTAGCAGCACCTCCAGCAACAAGCCCAATACCTATTCTCCAATCGAAACCTAAAGGCTTTAATACTGGTTCTATAAATGTACCTATCTTACCAGCATAACTATTTCTTAAACCTTCAGAAGCAACTAATCTGTCATATTCAGCAGTGATAACTTCTTCATCATTAGCATCCAATCCTTGACTAACAGCCAATGATTTAGCTTCCTGCATAAGTCTTGCATTATCCTCATCAGTAGGCTTATATTGAGGGAATGTCATTAAAGCCCATATTATAACAGAAGCAGCAAATACATAAGTACCGGCTTTCTTAATATACATCCAGCCTCTGTCAAACATATGTCTTAATACAGCCTTAGCTCTTGGTATTCTATATGGAGGAAGTTCCATTACGAAAGGAGTTTCCTCACCTTTGAAGAATGCTTTTCTGAATATGAATGCCATTATAAATGCCATCAATACACCAATCATATATATACTAAACATCACAGAAGCAGCCATTTTAGGAGCAAAAAAAGCACCTATAAACAATATATAAACAGGAAGTCTTGCACCGCAGCTCATAAATGTTGTAATCAATATTGTAACTACCCTATCCTTTTTACTTCTCAATGTTCTAGCTGCCATAACTGCAGGTATTGTACATCCGAAACCTAAGAAAAGAGGTATGAATGACTGACCATGCAAGCCTAATTTATGCATTATCTTATCCATTAGGAAAGCAGCTCTAGCCATATAACCGCAGTCTTCTAAGAATGAAATTCCTGTGAATAATATCAATACTAATGGTAAGAATGATAGTACTGCCCCTACACCGCCTATAACACCGTCAACAACAACAGACTGTATCAAACTGCCTTCAGGAAGCAAGCTGCCTACAAAACCAGATAATGCCCCTATTCCTGTTTCAAGCCAGCCCTGAGGATAAGCTCCTACAGTAAATGTTACTTTAAATATCAGCCATAATACAACTAAAAATATTGGAAGTCCAAGCCATTTATTCAAAAATATTACATCGGCAGCCTCTGTAAAATTGAATGCCTGTATATTATCTTTATGAACAGCTTCCTGTAAAGCTCCTCTTATATATGAGTATCTTTTATCAGCCATTATAGAATCTGTTTTTGCATTCATAGAAGTTTCTAATTTTATTATCTCTTTATTTAATACTTCTATTACCTCGCCGCCATTATTACATTCTCTTCTTATAGAGTGAATTGCCCTTTCATCTTTTTCTAAAGTTTTAATAGCAAGCCATCTCTTATGAAGCTCGCTTATATCTCCATGCATAGTATCTACAATATTCTTGATAGAGTTTTCTACTTCCTCTCCGTATCTTATAGCAGAATCTCTATGAAGCTTATTTCCGGAAGTATGCATCTTTTCTATTTCATCTAATATTCTTACAACGCTTTCATATTTATTTCCATGAACTTTCATCACAGGGAATTTAAAAAGTTCACTTAAATTCTTTTCATCTATTTTAATACCATTCTTTTCAGCATGCTCATACATATTAAGTACGCATACAATAGGAATACCCAACTCTACAAGCTGTAATGTAAGATAAAGATTTCTTTCTAAATTTGTAGAGTCTATAACATTTATTATAAAATCAGGCTTCTCATTAAGAAGAACATCGCATGCCACTACCTCATCTTGAGAATAAGCACTTAAACTATAAACACCAGGCAAATCTATTAAATCATAAGTGTATCCATTATAAAGCATATTAGCCTGTCTTTTTTCTACTGTTACACCCGGATAATTAGCAACTTTATAATTAGCACCTGTTAAAGCATTGAATATAGTTGTTTTTCCAGAATTCGGATTTCCTGCTAAAGCTATCTTGAATTTAGTATTATTAGAAGGAACTTTTATTTTCTTTGCTATATCAGATTTACTTTCAATTAAAGTATCATCTTCATCTTTCACATCTTTATGTTCTATAGGCTTTAATACTCTTTCCTTTTTTATTTCTACATTTGATTTAGCAACTTCTATTCCATTAGCCTCTGATTTTCTAAGAGAAATTTCATAGTCCATAATATGAACTTGTATAGGATCACCTAAAGGTGCTTTTCTAACTACCCAGCCTTTTGCTCCAGGAGTGAATCCCATTTCTATAATTCTTTGTCTAATCTCACCATCAGTGGCCACTTTATCAACAACAAAACCTTCTTCAATATCTAATTCTGTTAGTTTCATAAATAACTATCTCCTTTATATATTTTACAACAGAAATTAATAGACACTTACAAAGTGTTTGTATATTCTAACATTTAAAATAAAATTGTCAATAGAGTAAAATATATTTTTGTTATTTTATTACACAAAAAGTAACAAATCATCAATTATTTTTTACTTCCTATAACCATACTTATAGTAGAAAGTATTATTAAAATAGAACCTATAATAATATTAATTGTCAGAGACTCTTTATATATAAAAATAGATGCAACAACTGTAGTAGCAGGTTCAAACATGTTAAGTATAGATGCTAAAGAAGAACCCAATCTCTTAACTCCGTAAAGTAAAAGTCCAAGAGAAAATATTGTACATACTAAAGATATTACAGCAAAATTCCAAAACACATATAAATTATTAAGAACTTGTAAAGAACCTGTAAACATTCCAGCTATAAAAAAAGCAATAGATACAAATAAAGACATATAGAAAAGCGAAACCATGGTATCAACTTCAGAAAAGCTGCATTTTTTGTTAGCTATTATATAAGATCCGTAAGTAATAGTAGTTATTAATGCATATATTACCCCTAAAAATGACTCTACTTCTACAACCTGAGTAAGAAGTACTATTCCAACAACAGCAAATATTATAGAAAGAATTTTTAATATATTAGCTTTTTCTTTAAACATAAATATCATCACAAGCAGAACTATAACAGGATATCCAAAATGTATCATATTGCTTAGTCCGGCAGATATATATAATAATGATTGAGATAAAAAGAAGAATGTAAGACCAAGCCCTATTATACTAAATATAAATAATTCTATAAACTGTCTTTTTGTTATTTTAAAACTTTTTTTAGTAACAAGAATAATTATAAATAAAAAAATTGCTGTTAGAAAATATCTGTAAAAAACTATAGAAAGCGAAGAGTAATTATAGGCAATAATATTCTTAACAAAAATAGGAAGAAATCCATAAGCAATAGAGCCTATTATAACTAATAAAATATTTAACATTGAAGTCCTCTATAATAATAAATGTAATAAAATAAATATTTAGAATAAAAATAAGAATAAAAAATCATTTAAATAAATGAAAAAGAAAATTATAACTGCATATGATAACCCTAAAATAATTATAGTTGTTTAATAATATATTATATTTTTAATAAATCAATATAAATAATAGCATTATTTTTTATAATTTTTTTTGAGCTTAATACATACTTCATAATTTAATTTATAAAATTCTTCTTTTGAATAAAAATTAGAATATTTTTTTTGATACATTAAATCCACATTACAAATATCGGGTCTATTGTCATATATAGAGCATTTATTATCTTCTGTTAAATATATACATTCCCCATTGCCATTATCATATTTTTGAAGCTGCGGTACATGTTTAATATTTTTACAGCATATACCGCAGCAATCACAATCAAATTTCATTATAATTTGCAAGTCTCTAATAATCTTGTAGACTCTTCACTAATAGAGCCATTATCTGTTAATATAGGAGTATCTAATATAGCTTTAATAGTCTGAGTCAATTTTATATTGCTTGCCACAACTTTTTTAGCATCTTCACTATATGAGCTATAATCAGTTCCAAACTCATCAATAACTTCTTCTAAATTATCAATAGCTTTACTGTATAATGAATCAACTCTTATAAGAAGTCTTTCAAACATTTGAGCTCTTCTTCTTATAAAATTAGTAGATACTCTTAAAGTTTCAAGCTCTTCTGATATTTTATTTGCTTCAGCTAAATTAGAATATGCATCATCAAGTTTTTTAGAAGAAGCCCCCAAAGTAACAAATCCCATAACAGCAAGAGCAGGACCAGCAACAAGTCCTCCTAAAACAGCCATTCCTCCAGCCATTCCTAATCCTCCTGCTGCCAAAGATCCTCCACCTAAAAATGCTAAAGTAGCATTAGTAGCAGCAACTCCAGATAAACTAGCAATAGCAGTACCTGTTGAAGCAGCTCCAAATGCCATAGTTGCACTATAAGCACCAAAAGCAGCCAAAGCACCAGCACCAACTCCACCTATTCCTCCAGCTAACATGGATGTTACCTGTAAAGAAGATTCTTTTAATTCATCAAAATATGCTTTATCAAATTTTAATTTATTTATCTCATCAATACCTACAGAATCTGATATATCAACATTTTTTAGTTTTTCAAAAGAATCAATAAATCTTTTAATAGAAACATCAAATACATAAATTTTTTCTCTTCCCAAAGCCTCTAAAGAATAGAATGTAGCCTCTCTAGATTTATCCAAATTATCTTTTGCTGTATCTATAGTTGAATTAGCTAAAGCATTAATATCATTAGCTTCACTATTATTCATAAAACCTTTTACTCCTGCACCAACTCCTGCTGCTGCAGTACCTATTGCTATTGCT is a genomic window containing:
- a CDS encoding YkgJ family cysteine cluster protein, producing the protein MKFDCDCCGICCKNIKHVPQLQKYDNGNGECIYLTEDNKCSIYDNRPDICNVDLMYQKKYSNFYSKEEFYKLNYEVCIKLKKNYKK
- a CDS encoding DMT family transporter, which codes for MLNILLVIIGSIAYGFLPIFVKNIIAYNYSSLSIVFYRYFLTAIFLFIIILVTKKSFKITKRQFIELFIFSIIGLGLTFFFLSQSLLYISAGLSNMIHFGYPVIVLLVMIFMFKEKANILKILSIIFAVVGIVLLTQVVEVESFLGVIYALITTITYGSYIIANKKCSFSEVDTMVSLFYMSLFVSIAFFIAGMFTGSLQVLNNLYVFWNFAVISLVCTIFSLGLLLYGVKRLGSSLASILNMFEPATTVVASIFIYKESLTINIIIGSILIILSTISMVIGSKK
- the feoB gene encoding ferrous iron transport protein B; translated protein: MKLTELDIEEGFVVDKVATDGEIRQRIIEMGFTPGAKGWVVRKAPLGDPIQVHIMDYEISLRKSEANGIEVAKSNVEIKKERVLKPIEHKDVKDEDDTLIESKSDIAKKIKVPSNNTKFKIALAGNPNSGKTTIFNALTGANYKVANYPGVTVEKRQANMLYNGYTYDLIDLPGVYSLSAYSQDEVVACDVLLNEKPDFIINVIDSTNLERNLYLTLQLVELGIPIVCVLNMYEHAEKNGIKIDEKNLSELFKFPVMKVHGNKYESVVRILDEIEKMHTSGNKLHRDSAIRYGEEVENSIKNIVDTMHGDISELHKRWLAIKTLEKDERAIHSIRRECNNGGEVIEVLNKEIIKLETSMNAKTDSIMADKRYSYIRGALQEAVHKDNIQAFNFTEAADVIFLNKWLGLPIFLVVLWLIFKVTFTVGAYPQGWLETGIGALSGFVGSLLPEGSLIQSVVVDGVIGGVGAVLSFLPLVLILFTGISFLEDCGYMARAAFLMDKIMHKLGLHGQSFIPLFLGFGCTIPAVMAARTLRSKKDRVVTILITTFMSCGARLPVYILFIGAFFAPKMAASVMFSIYMIGVLMAFIMAFIFRKAFFKGEETPFVMELPPYRIPRAKAVLRHMFDRGWMYIKKAGTYVFAASVIIWALMTFPQYKPTDEDNARLMQEAKSLAVSQGLDANDEEVITAEYDRLVASEGLRNSYAGKIGTFIEPVLKPLGFDWRIGIGLVAGGAAKEVLVSTIAQIKSIEDGDETVLTESLQNDPVFNPVVAYTLLLFVLLYFPCFASIGVIGSEIGNKWIPFLMIYTLTVAWVVSFAFYQIAGRIAGII